A section of the Salvelinus fontinalis isolate EN_2023a unplaced genomic scaffold, ASM2944872v1 scaffold_2113, whole genome shotgun sequence genome encodes:
- the LOC129850570 gene encoding complement C3-like: MKITRVIKIGVEEEVSVGDTRVFLSHAGCRGGLDLKEGTDYLLMGPKTDLWYKDSSTNSATYMLGKDTWVERWPTSTECVSDAKLKARCTELDNFSKDLSEKGCRSK, from the exons CACACGGGTTATAAAAATAG gagtggaggaggaggtcaGTGTGGGTGACACTAGGGTCTTCCTGTCACATGCTGGCTGTAGAGGAGGTCTGGACCTGAAGGAGGGTACAGACTACCTCCTCATGGGGCCAAAAACTGACCTCTGGTACAAGGACAGCTCCACCAACAG tgccaCATACATGCTGGGCAAGGATACCTGGGTAGAGCGATGGCCCACCTCAACAGAGTGTGTTAGTGATGCCAAACTCAAGGCCAGGTGCACAGAGCTGGACAACTTCAGCAAGGACCTCTCAGAGAAGGGATGTCGGTCTAAAtag